Proteins from a genomic interval of Pseudomonas asplenii:
- the phaZ gene encoding poly(3-hydroxyalkanoate) depolymerase: MPQPFIFRTIELDGQTIRTAVRPGKPHLTPLLVFNGIGANLELVFPFVQALDPDLEVIAFDVPGVGGSSTPSRPYRFPGLAKLSARMLDYLDYGQVNAVGVSWGGALAQQFAHDYPERCKKLILAATAAGAIMVPGKPKVLWNMASPRRYIQPSHVIRIAPTIYGGAFRRDPHLAAEHAAKVRSAGKLGYYWQLFAGLGWTSIHWLHKIRQPTLVLAGDDDPLIPLINMRLLAWRIPNAQLHIIDDGHLFLITRAEAVAPIIMKFLQEERQRAVMHPQPAPFKSP; encoded by the coding sequence ATGCCGCAACCGTTCATTTTCAGAACCATCGAGCTGGACGGTCAGACCATCCGTACCGCGGTTCGCCCCGGCAAGCCTCACCTGACGCCGCTGCTGGTTTTCAATGGCATCGGCGCCAACCTGGAGTTGGTCTTTCCGTTCGTTCAGGCACTCGACCCGGACCTGGAGGTCATCGCTTTCGACGTCCCCGGCGTCGGCGGCTCGTCCACGCCCAGCCGCCCCTACCGCTTTCCCGGCCTGGCCAAGCTCAGCGCCCGGATGCTCGATTATCTGGACTATGGCCAGGTCAATGCGGTTGGGGTGTCCTGGGGCGGGGCCCTGGCCCAACAGTTCGCCCACGACTACCCGGAACGCTGCAAGAAGCTGATCCTCGCGGCCACCGCCGCCGGCGCGATCATGGTCCCGGGCAAGCCCAAGGTGCTGTGGAACATGGCCAGTCCGCGCCGCTACATCCAGCCCTCCCACGTTATCCGCATCGCCCCGACCATCTACGGCGGCGCCTTCCGCCGCGATCCGCATCTGGCCGCCGAACACGCGGCCAAGGTGCGTTCGGCAGGCAAGCTGGGCTATTACTGGCAACTGTTCGCCGGTCTCGGCTGGACCAGCATCCACTGGCTGCACAAGATCCGCCAACCCACCCTGGTACTGGCCGGAGACGATGACCCGTTGATTCCGCTGATCAATATGCGCCTGCTGGCCTGGCGTATTCCCAATGCCCAGCTACACATAATCGATGACGGCCATTTGTTCCTGATCACCCGGGCCGAAGCCGTGGCGCCCATCATCATGAAGTTCCTCCAGGAAGAACGGCAGCGGGCCGTCATGCACCCGCAACCGGCGCCATTCAAAAGCCCCTGA